From the Tachysurus fulvidraco isolate hzauxx_2018 chromosome 21, HZAU_PFXX_2.0, whole genome shotgun sequence genome, the window TGTGTCGCCAATACAGTTATTCCTTTTCCATTTATTCATAAACCAAAAGAGGAAATGTTCCACTTCCTGTGCGTGCCAACCAGCTTCTGTTCGCCGGAAGCTCTTGTATTGACGATATTATAATAAGTTCTGGTAGTAATGAAACTTGTAGCTTAAAGTATTAGTAGTATTTATGATAACATCAACAACTTGGTTTAACATATAAACCTGTTAGGATTAAACAggctaggtttttttttttttttttttttaaatctctcagATATATTTATCCTTCATTGTCTGCAAGAACAGTTACAtcagaaatgtaatgttttggGAAAGGAGATTTTGCAATATGATATAAGCTGGAAAGTACATTTTGTTTCGTAAGAGATTTCCTGCGTTTCTGCAATTGAACATATAAGGAAACTCTCACTATAGTGAACTATAATTGATTAGCTTCAAATTCTGTACCTGACAAATTTCTGTAATATAACAAATAGGTCTCACTGACAAGTTTAAATGGCTTGCGTGTTTTAATTAAGGATAGGTTTGATCtatattgtttaaaacaaatgaacaaagaaTGGGTTTGGTCTACAGAAGTTGAAGCACTTGTGATGGCTGGGCTGCATTACTGAAAGCTTTCactgttaattttattttattcagctcCCTGAGAGCGTTGCCTTTTATGGAGTGCTAACTTCTGCCTAACTGACTGTTATCAAAGAGCGGATTGCCCTGAAGTGGATGTTATCTTGCAGCAGCATCTTAGTAAACACGTCAATTCCGCTTTCTATTGCCAATATCATAAAGTACAGATATAATTAACGGTAACCAAAAATAATTCAGCCAAGTCTCTGTATGTTAACATTTGTgattccaaaaaaacaaacacaaagaaaaacatttacagttCCAGGATCAGATTGAATTTCTTCTTCCCCTTAACAGTCAGTGGTTTTCTGACACCAGACCACATCTACAGGCAATAATGTGaaagttaaacaaacaaatggtcTAAATTGGTTCTGATTTCAATAAGGACTATATGATATAACCATATATCCAAAACATcacgtgcccccccccccctttaaaaCTATCATACTACTCAGTATTTCTTTTACCTGAAAAAATGACAGCAGTGTTGTAGATTTTGGTGAGGCACCAGCACAGAGACTTTTTTCGAAAACTTTTTTCGAATATTCCCTGTATTTTTATCACCTGATTTAGTTCTGAAAAATCTAGTTTTTACATAGTCtctatttttaatgtaattatatgaGCTATATGAGCTTAATGTAATTATATGAGAATATTTCAGCACTTCATTTCTGAAGGCTACGAATCGTTGGGGAAAAGTCAACGTGTTTTGTCTGTGCTCTTATCTACTCTACTCCGTGCACTAAGGTTTCTCATATGTTGTCTCATATGTAGACATTCCTTTATCATTTACGCTAAACACAGACAATTGTACaaatttgtttttgcttttctcaATGTAGCTAATAATCTTTTTTCAACAGGTTTAACCTAGTTATTTTAGTTTCGGCAGAAATTCTATACAACACAAGAGAAAAGTGCATTTCATCTTGCATGTTTGAGAATTATAATTTCTAAAGTATAATTTCCATTTAGTCCATACGGTTAAATCGACTTACTGGTTTGCTTTGCTTGTTCCATTACGGTGATGGACTTGTTGCTGGTGTCCAGGTCTGTCGGTCGGCTGATCTGCAATAACTTCTTAAAGACGTCCCTCTGGTGAAGGACATCTTATAACTAAGCAAGCCCTCGTAtctcatattgtgtgtgtgtgtgtgtgtgtgtgagtgtgttagagaGCGCAAACACAAGGCCATCTGTCGTAGATTTTCTGATGTTCATTGGTCCTTGGTCcttaaatatctgtgtttaCATACCACAGAAACAGGATACTTTGGCAGAACATAAGCCTGTACTTTATTGCTGCTAGAATAGAACTTAATTACATACAAACTCCATTTTAACATCAGAGTAAGATGATGTGTGCAATCTTTGTCTCCATTGAAATGAGAAGCCTATTGACCTGTGAATCTCTAATGATCGACAGTTCAGGTGTTTTGAACATCCCAGTATTTACAGACCCTTTAGCAATCTTTTGCCTCATCTTGATATTTCCACCACTACATGGTTACACCAGGTACAGAAAACTtgcacacactttaaaaacttttaagTGTGAAATTCCATTCAAGTTAAATGCAATGCAACATATTTagccaaaaaaaacatttgctgtAGTTTTAGGAATGAAAGAACAATACCTCTTTTAATTATGCCcaaaaagagaggaaaatacAACATACTACATTCATACATCCAGTTAGTCAACAGCAATTCATTCATTACTTGATTACTACCCATTTGGTACTGGTCAAGATTGTGGTGTATTTAAAGTTTGTGTCAGGGATCCATCACGGTTGAGCTGCCAGACCATCACAAAGAAACACTGATCTACTCGTTCACACCTAGCAATAATTTAAAgtagccaatccacctactggaGCATTTTTTGGGAGAGTGAAGGCAAGCCATATtggcacagagagaacatgtgaaacatggagctgtgaggcaggaACTTCACCTGCTACACTACCAGCACACTGCGATAGAATGTGCATCACAATTAGGTCATGTGCAACATAAACATGAAGCCACAGTTCAGGCCACAGTTTTAGTCTCTTAAAAAATTTGCATGACTCAGAAAACTGGCTTGTAGATTATCCACTTTTTGGTTAAGGCAGTGGTTCTCAGAGTAGGGTCCATGTAGCAAACCCACTGTTGTCAAGACCATCTTGTTTAGCATTAAATTCCTATTAGCCAGCATGCAAGCTTCAGACATCAGTGACTGAAAGACAAGTAGTCTGTAAGTAATATCAGCTTGCAGCTTGGTCTTAACATGTTCTAtttgtggaataaataaaaatccagaaTTCTTAAGTTATGAGCTTAATATTTATATAGcagttttttataaataaaataaaatccacacATGTAGGATGCAAGCAGGATCAATAATTATTTAACACAAATTCATTATTACTACTTTTACATGTACGTGGAAGCAGTATGTCAGTTTTTAAACATGTGCTAGAATCTTATATGCTCAGCTGGGGTACTTACAGTTTCCCtcaaaaatgtaaacagaaggTTTTATACTGGCATTTAAACACTAAAAGGGCTAATATGTAAAGCCACATTGCTACTgcatttgttaaaataaatagataaatgaaataaagtaaagaTATAAAGATGCCCCACACTGggtataaacatatttacaatacGTGCACAAATAATAAATTAGCTGCCttacagacacatttcattTTGAAGTGTACACTGGAACagttagttcttttttttttatatggtaGAAGCATCTGTTTCCTCATACCGCAGATTCGTTAAACATTAACTTGGTTATCAGAAACCGTGCCATGTTCACAGGAGGCTCATTGTTTGGATCGTTGCAGGACCTCCTGGTGCTTAGTAAAACAGACTTGCGCTTAATGCAGTTCTGGATGGTTTCTGAGGTGAAGTAATAAATAACCGGGTCAAAGCAGCAATTTGTCACTGCGATGCATAATGCAAAGGGGTACATGGTCTTGACGACAGTCTCCACAGCACAATTATCGATGGCTTTACTGCGTACCAGTGTGTAAAAAATTAGATTGACGTTATAAGGGATGAAGCAAAAGCAGAAGACGAGCAAGTGCACACAAATCATGCGCAAGATCTTGGTCTTGTTCAGCTGCCCTTGACTTTGATTGTTGTCCAGGTTTCTCAGTGTCCTCAAGATCAGCACAGAGCAGAAAAGGTTAATGAACAGTGGGATTATGAAGCCCACTGTcacaacaaacaccaccacTTTGGATATCTTGGATTTCCATTGACTGTTGCTGAAGTTCTCAAAGCAGTGGTTCGTGTTATTGGAGCTGGACGTCTCCAACTGAAACCCAGCTGCTAAGCTAATCGAGATTACAAGCAGCCAAACTGAACAGCAGGCGATTTTTGCGTTCCTTTGAGTCCTCAGTGATCTGGAGGCTAATGGGTAAACGATGGCCAGAAAGCGGTCAGCACTGATGCACGTCAAGAAAAGGATGCTGCCGTACATGTTCATGTagaacagagacacagaaattTTGCAGAACACCGACCCAAATGGCCAATTCCGGCTCAGAAAGTATGAAATTCGAAACGGCAGAGTGAGAACAAAAAGTGTATCACATACAACCAGGTTCAGCATGTAGGTGGTGGTCTCGTTTCTTTGTTTCAGCGTCCAAGTGAATATGTACAAAGCCACGATGTTGAAGAGTAGTCCTAAGATGAAGACTATGCTGAACGCCGAGCTGTAAAGCATGTATTTAAAGTCATCCTGTATAGAACAGTTCCCGCCAGTGCTATTGTTAACCATCGTC encodes:
- the LOC113634926 gene encoding lysophosphatidic acid receptor 6-like, which codes for MVNNSTGGNCSIQDDFKYMLYSSAFSIVFILGLLFNIVALYIFTWTLKQRNETTTYMLNLVVCDTLFVLTLPFRISYFLSRNWPFGSVFCKISVSLFYMNMYGSILFLTCISADRFLAIVYPLASRSLRTQRNAKIACCSVWLLVISISLAAGFQLETSSSNNTNHCFENFSNSQWKSKISKVVVFVVTVGFIIPLFINLFCSVLILRTLRNLDNNQSQGQLNKTKILRMICVHLLVFCFCFIPYNVNLIFYTLVRSKAIDNCAVETVVKTMYPFALCIAVTNCCFDPVIYYFTSETIQNCIKRKSVLLSTRRSCNDPNNEPPVNMARFLITKLMFNESAV